In one Fundidesulfovibrio magnetotacticus genomic region, the following are encoded:
- a CDS encoding N-acetyl sugar amidotransferase has protein sequence MSPATLRRCTRCVLPETHETITFDGEGVCNICRQQEFKREAIDWTQRKSDLDAIVEAYRGKGDYDCIVPFSGGKDSTFTALYLVREYGLKPLLVRFDHGFLRERLHENTLRVIRRLGVDLHVFTPNWKTTLKLMLQSFLEKGDFCWHCHTGIFAYPMWVALHHKTPLIFWGEPSSEYTAYFGYDQSEEVDEKRFNRFVNLGITAQDMFIRLQGNVDERDLKPYTYPPLRELRALGYRSVCLGSYIPWDVKRQTALIQEQLGWQGDQVEGVPPGYEYEKIECMFQGVRDYIKHIKRGYSRTSHLTSLDIRNGRLDREAAMGMVERHEGLRPRSLELFLEYMGITLEEFLDIAMRHSISPYRHDPARDVAGPPTHDFPAWPRGDGLDPEQARAQIGRWRETQGGGKG, from the coding sequence ATGTCCCCCGCGACCCTGCGCCGCTGCACGCGCTGCGTGCTGCCCGAAACCCACGAGACCATCACCTTCGACGGCGAAGGCGTCTGCAACATCTGCCGCCAGCAGGAGTTCAAGCGCGAGGCCATCGACTGGACCCAGCGTAAAAGCGACCTCGACGCCATCGTCGAGGCCTACCGGGGCAAAGGCGACTACGACTGCATCGTCCCCTTCAGCGGCGGCAAGGACAGCACTTTCACCGCGCTCTACCTGGTGCGCGAATACGGGCTCAAGCCACTGCTCGTGCGCTTCGACCACGGCTTCCTGCGCGAACGCCTCCACGAGAACACCCTGCGCGTCATCCGCCGCCTGGGCGTGGACCTGCACGTCTTCACCCCCAACTGGAAGACCACCCTGAAGCTCATGCTCCAGAGCTTCCTAGAGAAGGGGGACTTCTGCTGGCACTGCCACACCGGCATCTTCGCCTACCCCATGTGGGTTGCCCTGCACCACAAGACGCCGCTCATCTTCTGGGGCGAGCCTTCCTCGGAATACACCGCCTACTTCGGCTACGACCAGTCCGAGGAGGTGGACGAAAAACGCTTCAACCGCTTCGTGAACCTGGGCATCACGGCGCAGGACATGTTCATCCGACTCCAGGGCAACGTGGACGAACGCGACCTCAAACCCTACACCTACCCCCCCCTGCGCGAACTGCGCGCCCTGGGCTACCGTTCCGTCTGTCTGGGCTCCTACATCCCATGGGACGTGAAGCGCCAGACCGCGCTCATCCAGGAGCAGTTGGGCTGGCAGGGCGACCAGGTGGAAGGAGTCCCCCCGGGCTACGAGTACGAAAAGATAGAGTGCATGTTCCAGGGCGTGCGCGACTACATCAAGCACATCAAGCGCGGCTACTCGCGCACCTCCCACCTCACCTCCCTGGACATCCGCAACGGCCGACTGGACCGCGAGGCCGCCATGGGCATGGTGGAGCGTCACGAGGGCCTGAGGCCCCGCAGCCTGGAGCTCTTCCTGGAGTACATGGGCATCACCCTGGAGGAATTCCTGGACATCGCCATGCGCCACTCCATCTCGCCCTACCGCCACGACCCCGCCCGGGACGTCGCCGGACCGCCCACCCACGACTTCCCGGCCTGGCCGCGCGGCGATGGGCTCGACCCCGAACAGGCCAGGGCCCAGATCGGCCGCTGGCGCGAAACCCAGGGCGGCGGGAAGGGCTGA
- a CDS encoding Gfo/Idh/MocA family protein — MSLRCCAPTPSCSNSMPTSSSASLPSPPEFTVLVAGLGGIGLGYDLDRPPGDVFTHTRAFMADPGFRLVGGLDPSPARRELFTGACGRPAWTSFEEASRHMGQVDVVVLATPTILRLDVVRRCLELRPKIVLLEKPLAASLAEGRQVTDLCRDHGVLLAVNYFRRFDPVLRDAVHTTQAGALVQATCRYTGGLLQSASHYVDLFLYWHGMPLDARLLYDDGPCGQAGEDRRLGFLLEYPEARIAFHPVQAPYGFGEMDLLFKEGRLRLEDQGERVAVFRAGPDPLYPGYRRLLPERIDEAQALRYLCPVTQALYGCLSSGDSLPSTGDTALQTLTVCDGLLHDAKNIARRP; from the coding sequence ATGTCCTTACGCTGCTGCGCGCCCACCCCGAGCTGCTCCAACTCAATGCCCACGTCATCCAGCGCTTCGTTGCCCAGTCCGCCTGAGTTCACCGTCCTCGTGGCAGGCCTGGGCGGCATCGGACTTGGCTACGATCTCGACCGCCCTCCCGGCGACGTGTTCACCCACACGAGGGCTTTCATGGCCGATCCGGGCTTTCGCCTGGTCGGCGGTCTGGACCCGTCCCCCGCTCGCCGGGAACTGTTCACGGGCGCGTGCGGCCGCCCCGCCTGGACAAGTTTTGAAGAGGCTTCCCGACACATGGGTCAAGTCGACGTGGTGGTCCTGGCGACTCCCACCATCTTGCGCCTGGACGTCGTGCGACGCTGCCTGGAGCTTCGACCGAAAATCGTGCTTCTGGAAAAGCCACTGGCAGCCAGCCTGGCCGAGGGGCGGCAAGTGACAGACTTGTGCCGCGACCACGGCGTATTGCTTGCCGTAAACTATTTCCGGCGCTTCGACCCCGTATTGCGCGATGCCGTGCACACGACCCAAGCCGGAGCACTTGTGCAGGCAACCTGCCGCTACACGGGAGGATTGCTCCAGAGCGCCTCCCACTACGTAGATCTCTTCCTATACTGGCATGGCATGCCCCTGGACGCCCGACTGCTCTACGACGACGGTCCCTGCGGCCAAGCCGGGGAAGACAGGCGTCTGGGTTTTCTGCTTGAATACCCAGAGGCCCGCATCGCTTTCCACCCCGTCCAGGCCCCCTACGGCTTCGGAGAGATGGACCTGCTTTTCAAAGAGGGCCGCCTGCGCCTGGAAGATCAGGGCGAACGCGTGGCAGTGTTCCGGGCAGGCCCGGACCCATTGTATCCAGGCTACCGTCGGCTGCTCCCGGAACGAATCGATGAGGCCCAGGCGTTGCGCTATCTCTGCCCGGTCACTCAGGCCCTTTACGGCTGCCTTTCCTCGGGGGATTCCCTGCCCTCCACCGGGGACACGGCTCTGCAAACCCTCACCGTCTGCGACGGATTGCTCCATGACGCGAAAAACATTGCTCGTCGCCCATGA
- a CDS encoding aminotransferase class III-fold pyridoxal phosphate-dependent enzyme, with translation MSTVAVVQARMGSTRLPGKVLADIEGRPMLWRVVSRAARARLVDKVVVATSTDASDDPVAAFCLDEGIACHRGPLHDVLARFHGAAQTHAAHTVVRITADCPLLDPDVLDAVVALFRDTGCDYASNVERPSYPDGLDVEVMSAKALERAFTSADKPSEREHVTPWLRTRPDVARASLTHPQDLSGLRFTVDDARDLAFVREVYRRMAPGEAFGLADILELLRRSPDIATINEGTMSNEGYYRSLYQQAPVGAAPALRLEQSALLTERSRRVIPGMAQTFSKGTSQYVQGASPTFLARGKGCRVWDVDGNEYVDFVQGLLPNILGYAHDGVNQAVAKAMADGVSFTLPHPLEVELAERLTRLIPCAEMVRFGKNGSDATAGAVRAARAFTGRELVACCGYHGWQDWYIGTTTRNAGVPQAVRELTKPFPYNDLPALERLLEEHPGRFAAVIMEAFNFTEPAPGFLEGVKKLARKHGALLIFDEICTGFHFGLGGAQKLFGVIPDLACFGKAMGNGFPISCVVGRADVMRMYEECFFSFTFGGETASLAASMAVLDVLEHTDALDSIRANGQILQDGVNALAREAGLESRIRCTGRPNWSLLGFLDENGGGDMLLRSLFQQEMARRGVLILVTHNMSVSHDHATVSRALEAYASTFKTLAQWVSDADPAKHLAGPMIQPVFRVR, from the coding sequence GTGAGCACCGTGGCCGTCGTCCAGGCCCGCATGGGCTCCACGCGCCTGCCCGGCAAGGTCCTGGCGGACATCGAGGGGCGGCCCATGCTCTGGCGCGTGGTCTCGCGCGCGGCCCGGGCGCGGCTGGTGGACAAGGTTGTCGTGGCCACCAGCACCGACGCCTCCGACGATCCCGTGGCCGCCTTCTGCCTTGATGAGGGCATCGCCTGCCACCGCGGCCCCCTGCACGACGTGCTGGCCCGCTTCCACGGCGCGGCCCAGACGCACGCAGCCCACACGGTGGTGCGCATCACCGCCGACTGCCCCCTGCTGGACCCGGACGTGCTCGACGCCGTGGTGGCCCTCTTCAGGGATACAGGCTGCGACTACGCCTCCAACGTGGAGCGCCCCAGCTACCCCGACGGCCTCGACGTGGAGGTGATGAGCGCAAAGGCCCTGGAACGGGCCTTCACCAGCGCGGACAAGCCCAGCGAGCGGGAACACGTCACCCCCTGGCTGCGCACGCGCCCGGACGTGGCGCGCGCCTCGCTCACCCATCCCCAAGACCTTTCCGGCCTGCGCTTCACCGTGGACGACGCCAGGGACCTGGCCTTCGTCCGCGAGGTCTACCGGCGCATGGCCCCCGGCGAAGCTTTCGGGCTCGCCGACATCCTGGAGCTGCTCCGACGCAGCCCCGACATCGCAACGATCAACGAGGGCACCATGTCCAACGAAGGCTACTACCGCTCCCTGTACCAGCAGGCCCCGGTCGGCGCGGCCCCGGCCCTGCGCCTGGAACAGAGCGCGCTCCTCACGGAACGCTCCCGCCGGGTGATCCCCGGCATGGCCCAGACCTTCAGCAAGGGAACCTCCCAGTACGTGCAGGGCGCGTCCCCCACCTTCCTGGCCCGGGGCAAGGGCTGCCGCGTCTGGGACGTGGACGGCAACGAATACGTCGACTTCGTGCAGGGCCTGCTCCCCAACATCCTGGGCTACGCTCACGACGGCGTGAACCAGGCCGTGGCCAAGGCCATGGCCGACGGCGTGAGCTTCACCCTGCCCCACCCCCTGGAGGTGGAGCTTGCCGAAAGGCTCACGCGCCTGATCCCCTGCGCCGAAATGGTGCGCTTCGGCAAGAACGGCTCCGACGCCACCGCCGGCGCGGTGCGCGCCGCCCGCGCCTTCACCGGCCGCGAACTGGTGGCCTGCTGCGGCTACCACGGCTGGCAGGACTGGTACATCGGCACCACCACCCGCAACGCGGGCGTGCCCCAGGCGGTGCGGGAGCTCACCAAGCCCTTCCCCTACAACGACCTCCCGGCCCTGGAGCGCCTGCTGGAAGAGCACCCCGGCCGCTTCGCCGCCGTGATCATGGAGGCCTTCAACTTCACCGAGCCCGCCCCCGGCTTCCTGGAGGGCGTGAAGAAACTGGCCCGCAAGCACGGGGCCCTGCTCATCTTCGACGAGATCTGCACCGGCTTCCATTTCGGCCTGGGCGGCGCGCAGAAGCTCTTCGGGGTCATCCCGGACCTGGCCTGCTTCGGCAAGGCCATGGGCAACGGCTTCCCCATCTCCTGCGTGGTGGGCCGGGCCGACGTGATGCGCATGTACGAGGAGTGCTTCTTCAGCTTCACCTTCGGCGGCGAGACGGCCTCCCTGGCCGCCTCCATGGCCGTGCTGGACGTGCTGGAGCACACCGACGCCCTGGATTCCATCCGGGCCAACGGCCAGATTCTGCAGGACGGCGTGAACGCCCTGGCCCGCGAAGCCGGCCTGGAAAGCCGCATCCGCTGCACCGGACGACCCAACTGGAGCCTTCTGGGTTTCCTGGACGAAAACGGCGGAGGCGACATGCTCCTGCGCAGCCTCTTCCAGCAGGAAATGGCGCGCCGTGGCGTGCTCATCCTCGTCACCCACAACATGTCCGTCTCCCACGACCACGCCACCGTGTCGCGCGCGCTCGAGGCCTACGCCTCCACGTTCAAGACCCTGGCCCAGTGGGTCTCGGACGCCGACCCCGCCAAGCACCTGGCCGGCCCCATGATCCAGCCCGTCTTCCGGGTGCGCTAG
- a CDS encoding GNAT family N-acetyltransferase, with translation MKIVQGDPRRWDELIDHSTQGTAFQRRSFLEACGQQVVYLLCVKGDNVLAGMSFFLEGANAVPGYFQQYSGLVFSRSLQGNSFTPQDKRFKVSQIFAEYLAGNYASVWFQNHWSVPDIRPFDWHNYHTPELGRYAITVRYTSILTLEAGVENGDGFASVRRRIARNTRTKNQETQPSADLDILLALYRKTFSRQGIDVPSRELETIQSVGMRCLQEGTGALYLTTDAGRPGTSSFFLLDRHGAYYLFGASDPDMRDLETGTRNMVDAMTHLRDVHHCPTLDFVGVNSPGRGWFKASFGGTTVPYYGISR, from the coding sequence ATGAAAATCGTCCAGGGCGACCCCCGGCGCTGGGATGAGTTGATTGATCACTCCACCCAGGGCACGGCCTTCCAGCGGCGGTCCTTTCTCGAGGCCTGCGGCCAGCAGGTTGTTTACCTGCTTTGCGTCAAGGGAGACAATGTATTGGCTGGCATGAGTTTCTTCCTCGAGGGCGCGAACGCCGTCCCGGGATACTTCCAGCAGTACAGCGGGCTTGTTTTCTCCCGGTCTCTTCAGGGAAACTCCTTCACACCTCAAGACAAACGTTTCAAGGTCTCCCAGATCTTCGCGGAATACCTGGCCGGGAATTACGCCTCCGTCTGGTTCCAGAACCATTGGTCCGTACCGGACATACGCCCTTTTGACTGGCACAACTACCACACCCCCGAGTTGGGCCGCTACGCCATCACCGTGCGTTATACGAGCATCCTGACATTGGAGGCGGGCGTGGAAAACGGTGACGGTTTTGCTTCGGTACGACGACGCATCGCTCGCAACACCCGCACAAAAAACCAGGAAACCCAGCCCTCCGCGGACCTGGACATCCTGCTGGCGCTCTACCGCAAAACCTTTTCCCGCCAGGGCATCGACGTGCCCAGTCGGGAATTGGAGACGATCCAATCTGTTGGCATGCGCTGCCTGCAAGAAGGCACGGGCGCGCTCTACCTGACGACCGACGCTGGCAGGCCCGGCACTTCCAGCTTTTTCCTGCTGGACCGACACGGCGCCTACTACCTTTTCGGCGCTTCGGACCCCGACATGCGCGACCTGGAGACCGGCACCCGCAACATGGTGGACGCCATGACCCACCTGCGAGACGTACACCACTGTCCAACGTTGGACTTCGTAGGCGTCAACAGTCCTGGAAGGGGCTGGTTCAAGGCGAGCTTCGGCGGCACGACAGTACCTTATTACGGCATTTCCCGTTAA
- the hisH gene encoding imidazole glycerol phosphate synthase subunit HisH, whose protein sequence is MVGVVEYGSGNILSVHNALFMAGADPTPCSTPEDLARAERLVLPGVGAFASCAEGLARAGLREALCREVLERGKPILGICVGMQLMARVSHEDGLHQGLGWLDADVVRLTPADPTLRIPQIGWNDLAWRPGSPLFRGLPPRPDCYFVHSFHLRFDSDEHVEATCDYGGPVTAAARKRNICATQFHPEKSQDVGLAILRNFLEWTP, encoded by the coding sequence ATGGTGGGCGTGGTGGAATACGGCTCCGGGAACATCCTCTCGGTGCACAACGCCCTCTTCATGGCCGGGGCCGACCCCACGCCCTGCTCCACGCCGGAAGACCTCGCCCGCGCCGAACGCCTCGTGCTGCCGGGCGTGGGGGCCTTCGCCAGCTGCGCGGAGGGCCTGGCCCGCGCCGGGCTGCGCGAGGCCCTCTGCCGGGAGGTGCTGGAGCGCGGCAAGCCCATCCTGGGCATCTGCGTGGGCATGCAGCTCATGGCCCGCGTGAGCCACGAGGACGGACTCCACCAGGGGCTGGGCTGGCTCGATGCCGACGTGGTGCGCCTGACCCCTGCCGACCCCACCCTGCGCATCCCCCAGATCGGCTGGAACGACCTGGCCTGGCGTCCCGGCAGCCCCCTTTTCCGGGGCCTGCCGCCACGCCCGGACTGCTACTTCGTGCACTCCTTCCACCTGCGCTTCGACTCGGACGAGCACGTGGAGGCCACCTGCGACTACGGCGGCCCCGTCACCGCCGCCGCGCGCAAGCGCAACATTTGCGCCACCCAGTTCCACCCGGAGAAAAGCCAGGACGTGGGCTTGGCCATCCTTCGCAACTTCCTTGAATGGACGCCCTGA
- a CDS encoding cytidylyltransferase domain-containing protein, whose protein sequence is MPDTSLPRIVSTIECRMTSSRLPGKVMMTSAGKTMLEHHVERLSRVAKIDEILFATTTNPQDDCIASLAQRLGIGCHRGSEEDVLARVLGAAESVGGDVIVEITGDCPLIDPSVVAQTLDLYLANPCDYACNDNPLSYPIGMDVEVFSTRLLRVAHEEGLTPEDREHVSWFFLRNPERFRLLTLPAPPELHWPDLRLTLDEQADYQLIDAVFRALYPANPAFSLADVLTLLRAHPELLQLNAHVIQRFVAQSA, encoded by the coding sequence ATGCCTGACACATCCCTCCCCAGGATCGTCTCCACAATCGAATGCAGGATGACCTCCAGCAGGCTCCCCGGCAAGGTGATGATGACCTCGGCTGGTAAAACCATGCTCGAACACCACGTGGAGCGCCTGTCGCGCGTTGCCAAAATCGACGAGATCCTCTTCGCCACGACCACCAATCCCCAGGACGACTGCATCGCATCGCTTGCCCAGCGCCTGGGCATCGGCTGCCACAGAGGCTCCGAGGAAGACGTGCTCGCCCGGGTGCTCGGGGCCGCGGAGTCCGTCGGGGGCGACGTGATCGTTGAGATCACGGGCGACTGCCCGCTCATCGACCCCTCCGTGGTCGCCCAGACCCTGGACCTCTACTTGGCCAACCCCTGCGACTACGCATGCAACGACAACCCGCTCTCCTATCCCATAGGCATGGACGTGGAAGTCTTCTCCACCAGGCTCTTGCGCGTGGCCCACGAGGAGGGCCTCACCCCCGAGGACAGAGAGCACGTCAGCTGGTTCTTCCTGCGCAACCCGGAGCGCTTCCGGTTGCTCACCCTTCCAGCGCCCCCTGAACTCCACTGGCCCGACCTGCGCCTGACCCTGGACGAACAGGCCGACTATCAACTCATCGACGCCGTTTTCCGCGCCCTCTACCCTGCCAACCCCGCCTTTTCCTTGGCGGATGTCCTTACGCTGCTGCGCGCCCACCCCGAGCTGCTCCAACTCAATGCCCACGTCATCCAGCGCTTCGTTGCCCAGTCCGCCTGA
- a CDS encoding DegT/DnrJ/EryC1/StrS family aminotransferase codes for MGEEEKEALARVIDSGILSRYLGCWHEDFYGGPEVQALEREWAARFGVKHAIAVNSCTSGLYAAVGAVGTEPGDEIIVPPYTMAATTTAPLVYGAIPVFADVEPDCFCIDPAAVEAAITPRTRAIMAVDLFGLPYNALAINAIARKHGIRVIEDNAQAPGALHFGREAGSLADIGVFSLNYHKHIHTGEGGMVVTNDDELADKVRLIRNHAEAVVEAKGTTDLVNMVGFNYRLTELQAAVGRCQLAKFDTLLAARQENSTYLSSRLAEIDCITPPKVREGCTHVYYVHACLYDAECAGLPRQRFLEAVSAELAPTELREGEGVLLSGGYVRPLYLQPIFQRRIAFGSQGFPFVNPWNPASPRYDAGLCPTCERLHTAELIEHELMRPPMTRADLDDVADAFTKVWELRHTL; via the coding sequence ATGGGCGAGGAAGAAAAAGAGGCTCTGGCCCGCGTCATCGACTCGGGCATTCTCTCGCGTTACCTGGGCTGCTGGCATGAGGACTTCTATGGCGGACCCGAGGTCCAAGCCCTTGAGCGCGAATGGGCCGCACGCTTCGGCGTGAAGCATGCCATTGCCGTGAACTCCTGCACCTCGGGGCTTTATGCCGCGGTAGGCGCGGTGGGCACCGAACCCGGCGATGAGATCATCGTGCCTCCCTACACCATGGCCGCCACGACGACCGCTCCACTGGTGTACGGCGCCATACCCGTTTTCGCCGACGTGGAGCCCGATTGCTTCTGCATCGACCCCGCTGCGGTCGAAGCCGCCATCACGCCGCGCACCCGTGCCATCATGGCCGTTGACCTCTTCGGCTTGCCTTACAACGCCCTGGCCATCAACGCCATTGCCCGCAAACACGGGATCAGGGTCATCGAGGACAACGCCCAGGCCCCCGGCGCGCTCCATTTCGGGCGCGAAGCGGGGAGCCTCGCCGACATTGGCGTTTTCTCTCTCAACTATCACAAGCACATACATACCGGCGAAGGCGGCATGGTGGTCACCAACGACGATGAGTTGGCCGACAAGGTACGGCTCATCCGCAACCACGCCGAAGCCGTGGTGGAAGCAAAAGGCACCACGGACCTGGTGAACATGGTGGGCTTCAACTACCGCCTCACCGAGCTCCAGGCCGCCGTGGGCCGCTGCCAGCTGGCAAAGTTCGACACACTCCTCGCCGCTCGCCAGGAAAACAGCACCTACCTCTCCAGCCGTCTGGCCGAAATCGACTGCATCACCCCCCCAAAGGTCCGCGAGGGCTGCACACACGTTTACTACGTGCATGCCTGCCTCTACGACGCCGAGTGTGCCGGCCTACCCCGCCAGCGTTTTCTGGAGGCCGTCAGCGCCGAACTGGCGCCCACCGAACTGCGCGAGGGCGAGGGCGTGCTCCTGAGCGGCGGTTACGTGCGCCCGCTCTATCTCCAGCCAATCTTTCAGAGGCGCATTGCCTTCGGATCCCAAGGGTTCCCCTTCGTCAACCCCTGGAACCCCGCCTCCCCCCGCTATGACGCAGGCCTGTGCCCCACGTGCGAACGTTTGCACACGGCTGAACTCATCGAGCACGAACTCATGCGTCCGCCCATGACCCGTGCGGACCTTGACGACGTGGCCGACGCCTTCACCAAAGTATGGGAACTGCGCCACACCCTATGA
- the hisF gene encoding imidazole glycerol phosphate synthase subunit HisF produces MLKRRIIPKLQMRASRFGSKPRMVLVTTRGFEESLEMGDPVSQAKIFEAQAADELIFLDLDAQDANRATMIDVVRRAAEEIFMPFTVGGGVRSTEDFKILLDNGADKVSVNTAALESPGLITAAARIHGAQCVVLSIDYREEKDGRGRVYSHGGKTATDWDPADWAARGQELGAGEILLTCIGRDGSRQGLDTATCRRAARAVGVPLIAAGGCGLASHFVEGFQDGLADAVAAGTYFFTKDENIMQIRSRIHNAGIPIRLNR; encoded by the coding sequence ATGCTCAAGCGCAGGATCATCCCCAAGCTGCAGATGCGCGCCAGCCGCTTCGGATCGAAACCACGCATGGTCCTGGTGACCACCCGGGGCTTCGAGGAGTCCCTGGAGATGGGCGACCCCGTCTCCCAGGCCAAAATTTTCGAGGCCCAGGCCGCCGACGAGCTGATCTTCCTGGACCTGGACGCCCAGGACGCCAACCGCGCCACCATGATCGACGTGGTGCGCCGCGCCGCCGAGGAGATTTTCATGCCCTTCACCGTGGGCGGCGGCGTGCGCTCCACGGAAGACTTCAAGATCCTCCTGGACAACGGCGCGGACAAGGTGAGCGTGAACACCGCCGCCCTGGAGAGCCCCGGCCTCATCACCGCAGCCGCGCGCATCCACGGCGCGCAGTGCGTGGTGCTCTCCATCGACTACCGCGAGGAGAAGGACGGGCGGGGACGGGTCTACTCCCACGGCGGAAAAACCGCCACGGACTGGGACCCCGCGGACTGGGCCGCGCGCGGACAGGAGCTGGGCGCGGGGGAAATCCTGCTCACCTGCATCGGCCGCGACGGCTCGCGCCAAGGCCTGGACACCGCCACCTGCCGCAGGGCGGCCAGGGCCGTGGGCGTCCCCCTGATCGCGGCGGGCGGCTGCGGGCTGGCCAGCCACTTCGTCGAAGGCTTCCAGGACGGCCTGGCCGACGCCGTGGCCGCCGGAACCTACTTCTTCACCAAGGACGAGAACATCATGCAGATCCGCTCCAGGATCCACAACGCCGGCATCCCCATCCGCCTGAACCGCTAG
- a CDS encoding GNAT family N-acetyltransferase: MVNYSGLQGRDIFLRGVELSDVGERYRGWLNDPRVNRFLESRFVPRSLENIRDFVQSMDGGETSILYAICLKEDGRHIGNIKLGPINHIHRFADVGLLIGEPDCWGKGIGSQAIGLVTDHAFLELNLNKLLAGCYAGNVGSMKAFQKVGYRQEAHFAKMRFSQGAYEDEYVLALLREDWEAARLG, translated from the coding sequence ATGGTAAACTACAGCGGCTTGCAAGGCAGGGACATCTTCCTGCGTGGTGTGGAGTTGTCCGATGTGGGCGAACGTTACAGAGGCTGGCTTAACGACCCAAGGGTAAACCGGTTCCTGGAGTCGCGGTTCGTGCCGCGCTCGCTTGAAAACATCCGGGATTTCGTCCAGTCCATGGACGGTGGCGAGACAAGTATTCTCTACGCCATCTGTCTCAAGGAGGACGGAAGGCACATCGGCAACATCAAGCTTGGGCCCATCAATCATATCCACCGCTTCGCCGATGTGGGCCTGCTCATCGGAGAGCCCGACTGCTGGGGCAAGGGCATCGGTTCACAGGCAATCGGTTTGGTGACGGACCACGCCTTTCTGGAGCTCAACCTGAACAAGCTGCTCGCAGGCTGCTATGCCGGAAACGTCGGCTCCATGAAGGCGTTTCAGAAGGTTGGTTACCGCCAGGAGGCGCACTTCGCCAAAATGCGCTTCAGCCAGGGGGCCTACGAGGACGAGTACGTGCTCGCCCTCCTCCGGGAGGATTGGGAGGCCGCCCGCCTGGGCTAG
- a CDS encoding DUF4910 domain-containing protein, whose protein sequence is MTESARRMIELTRQLSPLPRLLVSRGLDRAFELLQEHFPDMVVHAWASGEAREDWVAPLSWNLVRGELRHVDGGLIYSSVEHPLLVVPYSQPFSGLVSGEELAAHASTRPDRPHAFCLEHRLAYNYRLKDWRLSLPHDFLSNLPEGPFHVLIETEVEPGTLRVGELFLPGESDAVVCFSAHIDELCNDDLSGCVVGLELFRWLSGRKRKHSYQLLLFPELFGALFWAYDNRGILARTVGMLNLEALGAGERLCMKRSLSGDSDVDNALRLALREENAALNELGFFEGYGNDERVFMWPGVNVPSPALQRFPFPEYHTSDDVPDLLSPEMMDNALRVCRHFVGILEDDAVPAFTGMLPPWLTKWGLYYDQTQEKHMAGKFNNELLFSVDGVNSLAELASLTGLRFSAVKDYLDKFVQHGLMTYSPKPPTQGRRA, encoded by the coding sequence ATGACCGAATCCGCTCGCCGCATGATCGAACTGACGCGCCAGCTTTCCCCTCTGCCCCGGCTGCTCGTCTCACGGGGGCTGGACCGCGCCTTCGAACTCCTCCAGGAACACTTTCCGGATATGGTGGTGCATGCCTGGGCTTCCGGCGAGGCTAGAGAGGACTGGGTTGCACCGCTGTCCTGGAACCTGGTCCGGGGTGAGTTGCGACACGTCGACGGGGGGCTCATCTACAGCTCGGTGGAGCATCCTCTCTTGGTGGTCCCCTACAGCCAACCCTTTTCCGGCCTTGTTTCAGGCGAGGAACTGGCCGCTCACGCCTCCACGAGGCCCGATAGGCCCCACGCCTTCTGCCTTGAGCACCGTCTGGCCTACAATTATCGCCTGAAGGACTGGCGGCTCTCCTTGCCTCACGACTTCCTGAGCAACCTGCCCGAGGGTCCTTTCCACGTGCTCATCGAGACCGAGGTGGAGCCCGGCACCCTGCGCGTGGGCGAATTGTTCCTTCCCGGCGAGTCCGACGCGGTGGTTTGCTTCTCGGCGCATATCGACGAGCTGTGCAACGACGATCTGTCAGGTTGCGTGGTGGGCCTTGAACTCTTTCGGTGGCTCAGTGGGCGCAAGCGCAAGCACTCCTACCAGTTGTTGCTCTTTCCTGAACTCTTCGGGGCGCTCTTCTGGGCGTACGACAATCGCGGCATACTGGCACGGACCGTGGGGATGCTCAACCTGGAGGCCCTCGGTGCGGGAGAGCGCCTGTGCATGAAACGCTCTCTGTCCGGTGACAGCGACGTGGACAATGCCCTGCGATTGGCTCTTCGCGAAGAGAACGCAGCGTTGAACGAGCTGGGCTTTTTCGAGGGCTACGGCAACGACGAACGCGTCTTCATGTGGCCCGGCGTGAACGTGCCCAGTCCCGCCCTGCAGCGCTTTCCCTTCCCGGAATATCACACCAGCGACGATGTGCCGGACCTGCTGTCCCCCGAAATGATGGACAACGCCCTGAGGGTTTGTCGACATTTCGTGGGAATATTGGAAGACGATGCCGTACCGGCTTTCACGGGAATGCTTCCTCCGTGGCTCACCAAATGGGGCCTCTACTACGACCAGACCCAGGAAAAACACATGGCTGGCAAGTTCAACAACGAGCTTCTTTTCAGTGTCGATGGGGTCAACTCCCTTGCGGAATTGGCTTCTTTGACGGGCCTACGCTTCAGCGCCGTGAAGGACTACCTGGATAAATTCGTGCAACACGGGCTTATGACGTATTCTCCCAAGCCTCCAACTCAGGGAAGAAGGGCGTGA